One segment of Paenibacillus rhizovicinus DNA contains the following:
- a CDS encoding GNAT family N-acetyltransferase: MNQHQDLFQGEWLRFAAVQPDDAAELSRFTESYDYMRNVDTDFAVPQTAAFFEQAENGKNTIEFMLRTLEDDRLVGFAALHGIEWNNRSSRMAVGIGSAEDRGKGYGKDAVAMLLRYAFYELNLERISLEVIAYNQAAIRVYEKAGFVEEGRLREAVLRGGRRYDLIAMGLLVREWTALHGDAADGEA, from the coding sequence ATGAACCAACATCAGGATTTGTTCCAAGGCGAATGGCTTCGCTTCGCAGCGGTGCAGCCGGACGACGCGGCGGAGCTGTCGCGGTTTACCGAAAGTTACGATTATATGCGCAACGTGGACACCGATTTCGCGGTGCCGCAGACGGCGGCGTTCTTCGAGCAGGCCGAGAACGGCAAGAATACGATCGAATTCATGCTCCGGACGCTTGAGGACGACCGGCTCGTCGGTTTCGCCGCGCTCCATGGCATCGAGTGGAACAACCGCTCTTCGCGGATGGCCGTCGGCATCGGCAGCGCGGAGGACCGCGGCAAAGGATACGGAAAGGACGCCGTCGCCATGCTGCTGCGCTATGCGTTTTATGAACTGAACCTGGAACGGATCAGCCTTGAGGTGATCGCTTACAATCAGGCGGCGATTCGCGTCTACGAGAAGGCGGGCTTCGTGGAAGAGGGAAGACTGCGCGAGGCCGTCCTGCGCGGGGGACGCCGCTACGACCTGATCGCGATGGGGCTGCTTGTCCGGGAATGGACGGCGCTACATGGGGATGCCGCAGACGGCGAGGCTTGA